In Gossypium arboreum isolate Shixiya-1 chromosome 6, ASM2569848v2, whole genome shotgun sequence, the following are encoded in one genomic region:
- the LOC108485492 gene encoding protein NDL1-like isoform X1: protein MADSNDSIPLHTEKIYFGGKEHHVRTRCGSVSVIVYGDQHKPALITYPDLALNHVSCFQGLFFCPEAASLLLHNFCIYHISPPGHELGAAPICPSASARCVDDLADQILEVLNFFGLGAVMCMGVTAGAYILTLFAMKYKKRVIGLILISPLFRAPSWTEWFYNKVMSNLLYFYGMCGLLKELLLQRYFSKQEACGNTEVPESDIVQACRRLLDERHGSNVMQFLQAINGRPDLTSGLKRLRCRTLIFVGNSSPFHSEALHMTSKLDRRFSALVEVQACGSMVTEEQPHAMLIPMEYFFMGYGLYRLCHLSDSPRSPLSPSCISPELLSPESSGLNLKPIKTRVSHYT from the exons ATGGCTGACTCAAACGATTCCATTCCTCTTCATACTGAAAAGATCTATTTTGGTGGAAAG GAACATCATGTACGAACGCGCTGTGGTTCTGTGTCTGTTATAGTTTATGGGGACCAACACAAGCCAGCATTAATTACATATCCTGATCTGGCTTTGAATC ATGTATCTTGTTTCCAAGGATTGTTCTTTTGTCCCGAAGCGGCCTCCTTGCTGCTCCACAATTTCTGCATTTACCATATTAGTCCTCCTGGACACGAG TTGGGAGCTGCTCCAATTTGTCCAAGTGCTTCTGCACGTTGTGTTGACGACTTAGCTGATCAGATCCTTGAGGTTCTCAACTTTTTTGG GCTTGGTGCAGTGATGTGCATGGGAGTGACAGCGGGTGCTTACATTCTTACTCTATTTGCT ATGAAATACAAAAAACGTGTTATTGGATTGATACTTATATCCCCTCTTTTCAGAGCACCCTCTTGGACTGAATGGTTTTATAACAAG GTGATGTCaaatttgttatatttttatggaATGTGTGGACTTCTTAAAGAGCTTTTGCTTCAACGTTACTTTAGCAAG CAGGAAGCTTGCGGTAATACAGAAGTTCCTGAGTCGGACATAGTTCAAGCATGCAGAAGA TTGCTAGATGAGAGGCATGGATCAAATGTGATGCAATTTCTTCAAGCAATTAATGG GAGACCTGACCTTACCAGTGGGCTAAAGAGGCTCAGATGTCGAACCTTAATATTTGTTGGCAACAGCTCACCGTTTCATTCTGAGGCCCTACATATGACATCCAAGTTGGATAGAAGATTTAGTGCCTTAGTTGAG GTTCAGGCTTGTGGATCCATGGTGACCGAAGAACAACCACATGCAATGTTGATACCTATGGAGTACTTCTTCATGGGATATGGATTGTATAGACTTTGCCATTTGAGTGACAGCCCAAGGAGCCCCTTAAGTCCATCTTGCATCTCACCCGAGCTTCTCTCTCCTGAAAGCTCGGGTTTGAATTTAAAACCTATAAAAACCCGTGTTTCACATTATACTTGA
- the LOC108485492 gene encoding protein NDL1-like isoform X2, translating to MADSNDSIPLHTEKIYFGGKEHHVRTRCGSVSVIVYGDQHKPALITYPDLALNHVSCFQGLFFCPEAASLLLHNFCIYHISPPGHELGAAPICPSASARCVDDLADQILEVLNFFGLGAVMCMGVTAGAYILTLFAMKYKKRVIGLILISPLFRAPSWTEWFYNKVMSNLLYFYGMCGLLKELLLQRYFSKEACGNTEVPESDIVQACRRLLDERHGSNVMQFLQAINGRPDLTSGLKRLRCRTLIFVGNSSPFHSEALHMTSKLDRRFSALVEVQACGSMVTEEQPHAMLIPMEYFFMGYGLYRLCHLSDSPRSPLSPSCISPELLSPESSGLNLKPIKTRVSHYT from the exons ATGGCTGACTCAAACGATTCCATTCCTCTTCATACTGAAAAGATCTATTTTGGTGGAAAG GAACATCATGTACGAACGCGCTGTGGTTCTGTGTCTGTTATAGTTTATGGGGACCAACACAAGCCAGCATTAATTACATATCCTGATCTGGCTTTGAATC ATGTATCTTGTTTCCAAGGATTGTTCTTTTGTCCCGAAGCGGCCTCCTTGCTGCTCCACAATTTCTGCATTTACCATATTAGTCCTCCTGGACACGAG TTGGGAGCTGCTCCAATTTGTCCAAGTGCTTCTGCACGTTGTGTTGACGACTTAGCTGATCAGATCCTTGAGGTTCTCAACTTTTTTGG GCTTGGTGCAGTGATGTGCATGGGAGTGACAGCGGGTGCTTACATTCTTACTCTATTTGCT ATGAAATACAAAAAACGTGTTATTGGATTGATACTTATATCCCCTCTTTTCAGAGCACCCTCTTGGACTGAATGGTTTTATAACAAG GTGATGTCaaatttgttatatttttatggaATGTGTGGACTTCTTAAAGAGCTTTTGCTTCAACGTTACTTTAGCAAG GAAGCTTGCGGTAATACAGAAGTTCCTGAGTCGGACATAGTTCAAGCATGCAGAAGA TTGCTAGATGAGAGGCATGGATCAAATGTGATGCAATTTCTTCAAGCAATTAATGG GAGACCTGACCTTACCAGTGGGCTAAAGAGGCTCAGATGTCGAACCTTAATATTTGTTGGCAACAGCTCACCGTTTCATTCTGAGGCCCTACATATGACATCCAAGTTGGATAGAAGATTTAGTGCCTTAGTTGAG GTTCAGGCTTGTGGATCCATGGTGACCGAAGAACAACCACATGCAATGTTGATACCTATGGAGTACTTCTTCATGGGATATGGATTGTATAGACTTTGCCATTTGAGTGACAGCCCAAGGAGCCCCTTAAGTCCATCTTGCATCTCACCCGAGCTTCTCTCTCCTGAAAGCTCGGGTTTGAATTTAAAACCTATAAAAACCCGTGTTTCACATTATACTTGA